Proteins from one Mytilus galloprovincialis chromosome 11, xbMytGall1.hap1.1, whole genome shotgun sequence genomic window:
- the LOC143052908 gene encoding uncharacterized protein LOC143052908 gives MEGNRQDASYLTNQNSTDPKQQKGTCFLYEDTHGRRHFHDNSHATGATDIENNQYQGPEVPGRIILHHPMADRPHVEHNMPSRQFTGRRRSRDSDATTMSSTTEQQTTTAFISRTMSPLTINTDLDNYPPSHSLNDETKSSSPFYYSHIQGPLKSPGIFVPYTDERKREIIEKAITEALANDELSRQAEISNTFPLQDPPKSKFKRQMSADSNDSNDNRSQVFPSKRHQDSYSTSGIDNTDRYHGIYSTPVPEYSSLPKTSMPASSLDETYRPSETVNPSVRENLVQFIHEELNTPDMRASQQYTRDCSTDNCRNSTTLRRQSISDTINNPHKITESPRKEKVLAAVPEKPYTKNLQWVVSDPNPNSVNDFVPATPTALYSERPTALYSERSSGPFNNTLRSSTSGNSPGKSLGNSRCDEVDRTLCTNDFSKEFNHDSFHRDALPLRTSSTIVSGSTVTEKGFVFPPSPTITCPLPFSPRIVQEQFTPKFKSTPKDSRETFPNPVIRRTVESQVYGSPSRSSRNKLPLHSPVKEQWNKLNNKSPSKHIDPLNQLLNQRNNQHSQRYCNQNLHTEYDSERITNSFNSTLSRSTSLSNHTDSFGREKANEYIQNNIQNKIQIQPNNGHCTNSHILKGDVEKELLLDQAVKRLLFRSYSAIELSPSKADIERMRNKVRNMYRSMSSPAEMKEMLKNLLVEERIKEEFFMDNDVFDTSSSPSKLQRHPGLSQCQHGDRNVYRQDDIADARRRLFADAQLPKDNREQQYATIANADLPHLLEMFKPTVVSEDDHESADHAQYLMSKSTQSSTRCYQRDISQTARFSNPEKAHSSFRFPAASSTVDNRFSERDYDRECNMPGCSHSQPRYERDPNRKRKHGDVEVCVKCEEDEDEVSDKSRCLQSALKKVQHPDGKTCRCANIESAILEMARDAYKKIRRWDSSEYSFDRFNTEATETREQIFDSVKVLCEIKSMCKYGRIIEDIFSGSIIFLFNCPTLLALDDLWEIYLSGKLKEMFNSAFITDELKHKYGASTARLEVVISQEVYHRARSELLIREIKSPKLNTTLSKSDTEIASVCSSSKENYIRDTSPRKKVKPSALAIIHMRSQSAPSVNQSPSPSPSWISQLSNSPFSKERKFSFSNTGELSPRKVFQEINTGSPTLKKVFDFDVNITSKLSPKRKTFGDMMPWENQNVQQETSISKRKSIRD, from the exons ATGGAAGGAAACAGACAAGATGCGTCCTATTTAACAAATCAAAACAGCACTGATCCAAAACAACAAAAAGGTACCTGCTTTTTATATGAAGACACCCATGGCAGACGACATTTCCATGACAACTCGCACGCGACAGGTGCGACTGATATCGAGAATAATCAATATCAAGGACCGGAAGTACCTGGCAGGATCATCTTACATCATCCA ATGGCAGATAGACCGCATGTTGAACACAATATGCCATCTAGACAATTTACAGGTAGAAGAAGGTCACGTGATAGTGATGCAACTACAATGTCATCGACAACTGAACAACAAACAACGACAGCGTTCATTTCTCGAACTATGTCACCATTAACAATCAACACTGACCTAGACAACTACCCGCCATCCCATTCCTTAAACGATGAGACCAAATCATCTTCACCATTTTATTATTCACATATACAAGGGCCGCTTAAGTCCCCTGGAATATTTGTACCTTATACAGACGAACGGAAGAGAGAAATAATTGAAAAAGCCATCACGGAAGCATTAGCTAACG ACGAACTTTCAAGACAAGCCGAAATTTCAAATACGTTCCCCCTGCAGGATCCTCCAAAGTCAAAGTTCAAACGTCAAATGTCAGCTGATTCCAATGACTCCAATGATAACCGTTCACAAGTGTTTCCATCAAAGCGTCATCAGGACTCATATTCAACTTCCGGTATCGACAATACCGATCGTTATCATGGTATATATTCTACTCCAGTCCCAGAGTATTCCAGTTTACCTAAAACCAGCATGCCTGCATCGTCCTTGGATGAAACTTATCGTCCGAGCGAAACAGTTAACCCTTCTGTCAGAGAGAACTTAGTGCAATTCATTCATGAAGAATTGAATACGCCAGATATGCGTGCATCACAACAATATACAAGGGATTGTTCTACTGATAATTGCAGGAATTCAACCACTCTACGGAGACAATCAATATCGGACACTATTAACAATCCTCATAAAATAACAGAAAGCCCCAGAAAGGAAAAAGTTTTAGCAGCAGTACCTGAAAAACCATATACCAAAAATTTACAATGGGTAGTTTCAGATCCAAATCCAAATTCTGTGAATGATTTTGTACCAGCAACTCCTACCGCTTTATATTCCGAACGTCCTACCGCTTTATATTCCGAACGCTCGTCAGGTCCCTTTAATAACACATTAAGATCATCCACGTCCGGTAATAGTCCTGGTAAATCGTTAGGCAATTCAAGATGTGACGAGGTTGACCGAACACTTTGCAcaaatgatttttcaaaagaATTCAACCATGACTCATTTCATCGGGACGCCTTACCTTTGCGCACTTCTTCTACTATCGTTTCTGGCAGTACAGTAACAGAAAAGGGATTTGTTTTTCCTCCTTCTCCAACAATCACATGTCCCTTACCTTTTAGTCCAAGAATAGTTCAAGAACAATTTACACCTAAATTCAAAAGTACTCCAAAGGATAGCAGGGAAACATTTCCAAATCCTGTAATAAGACGAACAGTGGAGTCACAAGTGTATGGCTCTCCATCAAGAAGTTCAAGAAACAAGTTGCCTTTACATAGTCCTGTCAAAGAACAGTGgaacaaattaaacaataaaagtCCGAGTAAACATATCGATCCATTGAATCAGTTACTTAATCAAAGGAACAATCAACATAGTCAAAGATATTGTAACCAAAATCTGCACACTGAATATGATTCTGAAAGGATAACAAATTCATTTAATTCAACGCTTAGTAGGTCAACCTCACTCTCAAATCATACGGATTCCTTTGGAAGGGAAAAAGCAAATgaatatatacagaataatattcaaaacaaaatccaAATTCAGCCGAACAATGGACACTGCACAAATAGCCACATACTAAAAGGGGATGTTGAGAAGGAATTACTTTTAGACCAAGCCGTAAAACGCTTATTGTTCAGATCGTATAGCGCAATTGAGTTGTCTCCCTCTAAAGCTGATATAGAAAGAATGAgaaataaagtaagaaatatgTATCGATCTATGTCAAGTCCTGCAGAAATGAAAGAAATGTTGAAAAATCTATTAGTGGAGGAGAGAATCAAAGAAGAATTTTTTATGGACAATGATGTGTTTGACACGTCTTCTTCACCATCAAAATTACAACGACATCCGGGTCTTAGTCAGTGTCAACATGGTGATCGTAATGTATATAGACAAGATGATATAGCGGATGCTCGAAGAAGACTTTTTGCTGATGCACAGCTTCCAAAAg ATAACAGAGAACAACAATATGCCACCATAGCTAATGCTGATCTTCCCCACCTTCTTGAAATGTTTAAACCTACTGTGGTCTCAGAAGATGATCACGAATCAGCAGACCATGCTCAATATCTAATGAGCAAGTCAACGCAAAGTTCAACGAGATGTTATCAAAGAGATATTTCTCAAACAGCAAGATTTTCTAATCCTGAAAAAGCACATAGCTCCTTCCGGTTTCCAGCGGCTTCATCCACAGTTGACAACAGGTTCAGTGAAAGAGATTATGATCGTGAATGTAATATGCCCGGATGTTCACACTCACAACCGCGATATGAAAGAGATCCAAACAGAAAGAGAAAGCAtg GTGATGTTGAAGTTTGTGTGAAATGTGAAGAAGATGAAGATGAAGTATCGGATAAATCTCGTTGTCTTCAATCAGCTCTTAAAAAGGTTCAGCATCCTGACGGTAAAACATGTCGTTGTGCAAACATTGAAAGCGCTATTTTGGAAATGGCACGTGATGCATATAAAAAGATAAGAAGGTGGGACTCTagtgaatattcatttgatagaTTTAACACCGAGGCGACAGAAACTAGAGAACAAATTTTCGATTCCGTCAAAGTTTTATGTGAGATCAAATCAATGTGTAAATATGGCCGTATCATCGAAGACATATTTTCTGGAAgtatcatatttttgtttaattgtccGACATTATTAGCACTAGATGACTTATGGGAAATATATCTATCtggaaaattaaaagaaatgtttaATTCGGCCTTCATAACGGATGAGTTGAAACATAAATATGGTGCTAGTACAGCTAGACTTGAAGTGGTTATATCTCAAGAAGTATATCATCGCGCAAGATCGGAACTACTAATAA GGGAGATTAAATCACCGAAACTGAACACGACTCTTTCTAAAAGTGATACTGAAATAGCAAGTGTGTGCAGCTCTTCTAAGGAAAACTATATACGAGATACATCACCAAGAAAAAAAGTGAAACCTTCCGCCCTAGCTATTATACACATGCGCAGTCAATCAGCACCAAGTGTTAATCAGTCACCTTCCCCGAGTCCATCCTGGATATCGCAGCTTTCTAATTCACCGTTTTCAAAAGAAAGGAAGTTTTCTTTCTCCAATACAGGAGAACTGTCACCACGTAAAGTTTTCCAAGAAAT aaatacagGTTCGCCAACGCTCAAGaaagtatttgattttgatgtgaACATTACTTCAAAATTGTCACCTAAAAGGAAGACATTTGGTGATATGATGCCCTGGGAAAACCAAAACGTTCAACAGGAGACGTCTATATCCAAGCGGAAATCAATCCGCGACTGA